A genome region from Deltaproteobacteria bacterium includes the following:
- a CDS encoding MGMT family protein: MSKSPPETPPQYAAIYDVVRRIPRGKVATYGQVARLAGLGRSARQVGYALFRLPEKTRIPWQRVVNAQAMVSTLPFLGGPEIQRAKLRAEGIRFDANDRIDFAKFRWTEGL, translated from the coding sequence ATGTCGAAGTCGCCTCCCGAGACGCCGCCGCAATATGCGGCGATTTATGACGTTGTTCGCCGAATCCCGCGCGGCAAGGTCGCGACCTACGGACAGGTCGCACGACTCGCGGGACTGGGCCGGTCGGCCCGGCAGGTCGGCTACGCCCTTTTCCGCCTCCCCGAAAAGACACGCATTCCCTGGCAGCGCGTCGTCAACGCGCAGGCCATGGTTTCCACGTTGCCTTTTCTGGGTGGGCCGGAAATCCAGCGCGCGAAGCTCAGGGCCGAGGGAATCCGTTTCGACGCAAACGACCGCATCGACTTCGCGAAATTTCGATGGACGGAAGGTCTATGA
- a CDS encoding type II secretion system protein has product MRKGFTLIELMIVVAIIGILALIAIPNFISLRAKAYDASAQSAGRNAKLSQEVYYNDSGGEISGGYATSLVELLAYDENLVDDASVTFTFGAANASGYTFTTQHMNSSKTFTWTD; this is encoded by the coding sequence ATGCGCAAAGGTTTCACCCTGATCGAGCTGATGATCGTCGTTGCCATCATCGGCATCCTGGCGCTCATCGCCATCCCGAACTTCATTTCGCTGCGCGCGAAGGCCTATGACGCGTCGGCCCAATCGGCCGGCCGCAACGCCAAGCTCTCGCAGGAAGTCTACTACAATGACTCCGGCGGCGAAATCTCCGGTGGCTACGCCACGTCGCTGGTCGAGCTGCTCGCGTACGACGAGAACCTCGTTGACGATGCGTCCGTGACCTTCACGTTCGGCGCCGCCAACGCGTCGGGCTACACCTTCACGACGCAGCACATGAACAGCTCCAAGACCTTCACCTGGACCGACTGA